The nucleotide window GAAAATAAGATGATTGTATCTGATGCTTTAAAACGTATTGATAGTGTGATGGAAATGAAACCATTAGCGCAGTCTGATTATATAAAGCATCCTACTGATAATTCAGTATCTTTGAAAGATGTAACATTCCGCTATCCTAATTCAGATAAAAATGCACTAGATCATATTTCTATGAAAATTAAGTCTGGCCAACATATTGCATTGGTAGGACCATCAGGAAGTGGAAAGTCCACTATAGCTAGTGTTATTACACGTTTTTTTGATATTAACAGTGGAAGTATCAGTATTGGTGGTGTCGATGTAAGAGAAATTATGAAAGAAGAACTGATGGATACGGTATCTTTTGTTTTTCAGGATAGCAGACTTATCAAGGACTCTATTTTGGAAAATGTAAGAATGGCAAAAAAGGATGCTTCACGGCTAGAAGTATTAGAAGCACTTCATAAGGCACAGTGTGATGATATCCTAAGTAAACTTCCAAATGGTGTAGATACTGTAATTGGTACAGGGGGAACCTACCTTTCTGGCGGTGAGTGTCAGAGAATCTCCATTGCTAGAGCAATGCTGAAAAATGCACCGATTTTGATTCTTGATGAAGCTACGGCATTTGCGGATCCAGACAATGAGGTAAAAGTTCAGGCGGCATTTGCAGAACTTTCTAAGGGAAAGACAGTTATTATGATTGCACATAGATTGTCCACAGTCACATCGGCAGATTGTATTTATGTACTAAAGGATGGATGTATATTTGAAAGTGGTACGCATAATGAATTGGTCTCAAGAAAAGGCTTGTATGCGCATATGTGGCATGAGTATAACCATGTAGCACAGTGGAAAGTAGGTGAAAAAAATGCTTAAAAAATTACAACATAGATATGCACTTTCGGAAAAAGGTGCCAAGGATATGGTAAAGGCATTTTGTTGCTGTGTTATATCGAATCTTGCACTGATGTTTCCGGTAGGTTTGTTATATAATCTTGTTTCTGACATTATGAATGAAGGAACTTTATCAGGACGATTTACTTTTTATATTATTGGTTCTATTCTTTGTTTATTATTAATAGCAGTCACAACTTATCTTCAATATAATGCAACATTTCTTGCAACTTATGTAGAAAGTGGTGTACGAAGAATAAGTCTTGCAGAAAAGTTACGTAAACTTCCATTGTCTTTCTTTGGTAAGAAGGATCTTTCTGATTTGACTAGTACTATTATGGCAGATTGTTCAACTATGGAGACAGCTTCATCACACTGGATTCCAGAACTTATAGGATCTCTGATTTCAACAGTGATTATAGCCATTAGTTTATTCTTTTTTGACTGGAGAATGGCACTTGCTTCTCTTTGGGTACTTCCAATTTCTGTTGCTATCGTGTTATTATCATCAAAAGTACAATATAATCTTGGAAAAAGACATATGAAATTAAAAATGGATTGTGCTGATGGTATTCAGGAATGTCTTGAAACGATAAGAGATTTAAAATCCAACAATGCAGAAAAGGAATATCTTGATGGACTTGATAGAAAAATCAAGGCAGTGGAAAAACATTCAATAGTAAATGAACTAGGTACCGCTGTTTTTGTAGCTTCTGCACAGATGATTTTAAAGCTAGGAATTGTTACAACTACTCTTGTAGGCGGAATTTTGCTGCAAAATGGAACACTTAATATACTGACTTTCTTTATGTTTCTGTTAGTAGTATCAAGGATTTATGATCCAATGCAAATGTCTCTACAAAATTTAGCAGCTATCATTTCAACGAAGGTTCAGTGTGAACGTATGAATGAGATTTTGGAGCATCCAGTTCAATCAGGAGCTATGTCACTTTGTAATAATGGATGTGATATTACATTTAAAAATGTAGGTTTTTCTTATGATGATAGGGAAACAGTACTTTCTGATGTTTCATTTACTGCAAAGCAAGGTGAAGTAACTGCACTGATTGGTCCATCTGGAGGTGGTAAAACAACTGTATCTCGACTTGCAACGAGATTTTGGGATATTACTAAAGGAAAAATTACTGTTGGAGGGATGGATATTTCCAAGATTGATCCGGAAACATTGTTATCTCTTTATTCAATTGTTTTTCAGGATGTTACACTTTTTAACAATACAGTTATGGAAAATATTCGTATTGGACGTAAGGATGCTACAGATAAGGAAGTGTTGGAAGCTGCAAGATATGCTCATTGTGATGAGTTTGTAGAGAAATTACCACAAAGATATAATACGATGATTGGTGAAAATGGTTCAGAACTTTCAGGGGGAGAGCGTCAAAGGATTTCTATTGCTAGAGCATTTCTTAAAAATGCGCCTATTATTCTTTTGGATGAAGCTACAGCGTCTCTTGATGTGGACAATGAAACATTGATTCAGGAATCAATTTCAAAGTTGATCAAGGATAAAACTGTGATGATTATTGCACATCGTATGCGTACAGTAGCAGCAGCAGATAAAATAGTAGTACTTAAAGATGGTGTGGTAGCACAACAAGGAACACCAGATAAGCTTATAAATGAGGATGGAATATATAGAAATATGGTTATGTTACAGGCTGAATCTGGGAACTGGAAGATGAATTAGGTGAGATAAGAATAAAAGTTACTATTATCGATGGTAGTTAGAAAAATATCTAGAAAGGTATTGGAAGGAAATATTCCAATACCTTTTAAAATTTGTAAGAGAATATCTATATAAGATATGAACTAAAAAAGATTTTTTTAGTAAACATGACATACACCGGTCATATTCACTCTAATATAATAACCTTATAAATATGTGATTAGAAAGGAATTATAGTATATGCATGAGGTTATAGCAAAGGGGATTCTCTCTAGTAATAATGGAATGAATGTATATAGGGGGTGTAGTCACGGATGTATATATTGTGACTCGAGAAGTCATTGTTATGGCATGAATCATAAATTTGAAGATATTGAAGTGAAAGTAAATGCGCCAGAGTTATTAGAAGCTAGTTTAAAAAGAAAGAGAAATAAATGTATCATTGGTACTGGAGCAATGACTGATCCATATATTCATTTAGAAGAAAGAATTAAAAATACACGAAGATGTTTAGAGATCATTGAAAGGTACGGTTTTGGAGTAGCTATCCACACTAAGTCCAATAGAATACTAAGAGATTTAGATTTGCTAAAAAGAATTAATGAAAAAAGTAAATGTGTTGTGCAAATGACATTAACCACATATGATGAAGGATTGTGCAAGGTTATTGAACCTAATGTT belongs to Clostridium bornimense and includes:
- a CDS encoding ABC transporter ATP-binding protein yields the protein MLKKLQHRYALSEKGAKDMVKAFCCCVISNLALMFPVGLLYNLVSDIMNEGTLSGRFTFYIIGSILCLLLIAVTTYLQYNATFLATYVESGVRRISLAEKLRKLPLSFFGKKDLSDLTSTIMADCSTMETASSHWIPELIGSLISTVIIAISLFFFDWRMALASLWVLPISVAIVLLSSKVQYNLGKRHMKLKMDCADGIQECLETIRDLKSNNAEKEYLDGLDRKIKAVEKHSIVNELGTAVFVASAQMILKLGIVTTTLVGGILLQNGTLNILTFFMFLLVVSRIYDPMQMSLQNLAAIISTKVQCERMNEILEHPVQSGAMSLCNNGCDITFKNVGFSYDDRETVLSDVSFTAKQGEVTALIGPSGGGKTTVSRLATRFWDITKGKITVGGMDISKIDPETLLSLYSIVFQDVTLFNNTVMENIRIGRKDATDKEVLEAARYAHCDEFVEKLPQRYNTMIGENGSELSGGERQRISIARAFLKNAPIILLDEATASLDVDNETLIQESISKLIKDKTVMIIAHRMRTVAAADKIVVLKDGVVAQQGTPDKLINEDGIYRNMVMLQAESGNWKMN
- a CDS encoding SPL family radical SAM protein — translated: MHEVIAKGILSSNNGMNVYRGCSHGCIYCDSRSHCYGMNHKFEDIEVKVNAPELLEASLKRKRNKCIIGTGAMTDPYIHLEERIKNTRRCLEIIERYGFGVAIHTKSNRILRDLDLLKRINEKSKCVVQMTLTTYDEGLCKVIEPNVSTTKERFEVLKVMRDNGIPTVVWLAPILPYINDTEENIRGILDYCIEAKVKGIIVFNIGLTLRDGNRQYFYKMLDLHFKGLKERYIREYGNRYEIISKNSDYLMKIIRETCYKNKIICGVNEVFKYMRTLEDTKRNVQIKFDI